The following coding sequences are from one Onychomys torridus chromosome 16, mOncTor1.1, whole genome shotgun sequence window:
- the Chrac1 gene encoding chromatin accessibility complex protein 1, producing the protein MADAAVGKDKCGEQRLVSLPLSRIRVIMKSSPEVSSINQEALVLTAKATELFVQYLATCSYRHGSGKAKKALTYSDLASTAEDSETLQFLADILPKKILASKYLKMLKEKREEEEEENDEEESDISEVLA; encoded by the exons ATGGCGGACGCGGCCGTGGGTAAAGATAAGTGCGGGGAACAGCGGCTCGTGTCGCTGCCCCTGTCCCGCATCCGAGTCATCATGAAGAGCTCTCCTGAGGTGTCCAGCATCAACCAGGAGGCGCTGGTGCTCACGGCCAAGGCCACG GAACTCTTTGTTCAGTATCTAGCCACCTGTTCCTACAGACATGGCAGTGGCAAAGCCAAGAAAGCATTGACCTACAGTGACCTAGCCAGCACTGCAGAGGACTCGGAGACCCTTCAGTTCCTTGCAG atatattaccAAAGAAGATTTTAGCTAGTAAGTACCTGAAAATGCtcaaagagaagagggaggaagaagaggaagagaatgacGAGGAAGAAAGCGACATCAGTGAAGTCCTGGCTTAA